The following proteins are encoded in a genomic region of Lentilitoribacter sp. Alg239-R112:
- a CDS encoding PAS-domain containing protein, with amino-acid sequence MPAVYNTRTTDKSNDHLVIEQGLNLIQQALSIFNANMTLVTCNQRFIDLFELPNEIIIPGLSFADLNYFLARRGEFGPGDVGLLAAERIERARLFEPHYFERTRPNGQRISVEGHPLESGGWVTIYSDITETWRNEQVLRARSDELSDKLLRRTGQLSETNRALEAANRALQKTKQELLVSEGRMRKITRAMPAHIAYIDEHCIYRFSNNRFSDVMGIQRDSLVDKNITEVFPKKVLAHIQPNLETALQGNTITFSYRVEGIEDDIHSVRTTFSPDIDEEGVTHGVFVQSLNVSAEIAANEMQLRANRLETTAQLTSGLAHDFSNILTVILGNLERIEKAADNSQSDLIRSTEQAARRGTRIIDNLMSFLFRQNLDIKITNLSALLRDLVKLFSASLSSSININLELGDEEIISQVDEGAFQDAILNVLFNARDAIETHHGEGKITVSAKIENTDEDEKKTVCINITDTGHGFSEDVIAKAKEPFFTTKPQGKGTGLGLSMVNTFLEQSAGELELSNTQDGGGQVCLKIPFCTSQNKLNETPTQLKNLSNQLFLIVDDDPELRALMRNHLVTLGIPNIEANGAIEACNLVEQVPEITTVITDIIMPGLENGLDLARKWSVIKPELNILLVSGLPRQDPIIKDAQNEFTLLRKPFDSQVFAKTILGLLS; translated from the coding sequence TTGCCAGCAGTTTACAATACCAGAACCACAGATAAATCAAACGATCATCTCGTTATCGAACAAGGCCTGAATCTCATTCAGCAAGCCTTGTCGATTTTTAATGCAAACATGACATTAGTAACCTGCAATCAACGTTTTATCGATCTATTTGAATTGCCTAACGAGATTATCATCCCGGGTCTTTCTTTTGCAGATCTGAACTATTTTTTGGCACGCCGCGGTGAATTTGGGCCTGGTGATGTAGGCTTATTGGCGGCAGAACGGATAGAACGTGCCCGCTTGTTTGAACCGCATTATTTTGAACGTACCAGACCAAATGGACAACGCATATCAGTTGAGGGGCACCCACTTGAAAGCGGAGGATGGGTGACTATTTATTCTGACATCACCGAAACTTGGCGAAATGAACAAGTACTTAGAGCACGCAGCGATGAACTATCTGACAAGCTATTGCGTCGTACCGGCCAATTATCAGAAACCAACCGCGCTCTAGAGGCAGCAAATCGCGCTCTTCAAAAAACCAAACAAGAATTGCTTGTTTCAGAAGGGCGAATGCGCAAGATTACGCGCGCAATGCCAGCTCATATTGCTTATATTGACGAACACTGCATTTATCGCTTCTCCAACAATCGATTTTCTGATGTCATGGGAATCCAACGAGACAGTCTCGTTGATAAAAATATTACAGAAGTATTTCCCAAAAAAGTTTTGGCACACATACAACCAAATTTGGAAACCGCCCTTCAGGGGAACACAATAACTTTTAGTTACAGGGTAGAAGGCATCGAAGACGATATACATTCCGTGCGCACAACATTCTCACCAGACATAGATGAAGAAGGGGTAACACATGGTGTTTTTGTTCAGTCTCTAAACGTGTCTGCGGAAATTGCTGCCAACGAAATGCAGTTAAGAGCAAATAGATTGGAAACAACTGCTCAATTGACCAGCGGACTTGCGCATGACTTTTCAAATATTTTGACCGTAATCTTGGGTAATCTCGAACGTATCGAAAAAGCAGCAGACAACTCGCAGTCCGATTTGATCCGCTCTACAGAGCAGGCTGCTAGACGCGGTACTCGCATAATTGATAATTTGATGTCTTTCTTATTTCGCCAAAACCTTGATATTAAAATTACGAACTTATCTGCTTTGCTTCGAGATCTGGTAAAACTCTTTTCCGCTTCGCTTTCCAGCTCCATCAATATCAACCTCGAACTCGGTGATGAAGAAATCATCAGCCAGGTAGACGAAGGCGCATTTCAAGATGCTATCCTAAATGTTTTATTTAATGCACGAGATGCAATTGAAACTCACCATGGAGAAGGTAAAATTACCGTCTCTGCAAAGATTGAAAACACAGATGAAGATGAAAAGAAAACTGTTTGTATTAACATCACGGACACCGGTCATGGCTTCTCAGAAGACGTAATTGCTAAAGCAAAAGAGCCATTCTTTACAACTAAGCCACAAGGGAAAGGAACCGGACTTGGGCTTTCCATGGTAAATACGTTTCTTGAACAATCCGCAGGAGAACTGGAACTGTCAAATACGCAAGACGGTGGCGGGCAGGTCTGCTTGAAGATTCCATTCTGTACATCTCAAAACAAACTAAATGAGACTCCAACTCAACTTAAGAACTTAAGTAACCAGTTGTTCCTCATCGTTGATGATGATCCGGAGCTTAGGGCACTTATGCGAAATCACCTAGTCACCCTTGGGATACCAAATATCGAAGCAAATGGTGCTATTGAAGCTTGTAACCTTGTGGAACAAGTCCCAGAAATAACCACAGTGATTACCGATATCATTATGCCCGGTTTGGAAAACGGATTAGACTTAGCGCGCAAATGGAGTGTAATCAAACCGGAACTAAATATATTATTGGTAAGCGGTTTACCGCGACAAGACCCGATAATAAAAGACGCTCAAAATGAATTCACTCTCCTTCGTAAACCATTTGATTCTCAAGTTTTTGCAAAAACAATTCTAGGCTTACTAAGCTGA
- a CDS encoding branched-chain amino acid ABC transporter permease, producing MASTSLRPCGDFRTSYKQDQYLFQTKVIGWIAAIALLASIAAPAFVSSYLINVLILVGISGIAALGLNVLVGMTGQISLGHAAFYGFGAFTSAYLVSHYSVPVLIAIPLAGIATAIVGMIFGSPAARIKGLYLAIATLASQFILEDFFSRAIWFTNGYGVDALKPEFFGISLNTDSSYYYVVLFWAVISMIAVANLKRSRDGRALVAVRDHYLSAEIMGINLTKYRILAFGISSFFAGVAGALYAHYIEFVSVETFSIALSINFLAMIIIGGLGSVPGAFLGAAFIELLPQFVQFVTGWLISVFPMIFGSLSEGKSYIEQISIGTVIILFLIFEPEGLAHRVGQIRKSIKLYPFSY from the coding sequence ATGGCATCTACATCACTTCGTCCTTGCGGTGATTTCCGCACAAGTTACAAACAAGACCAGTATCTATTTCAGACAAAAGTAATCGGCTGGATCGCTGCTATCGCTTTATTGGCTTCGATAGCAGCACCTGCATTTGTAAGCTCTTATCTTATTAATGTTTTGATCTTGGTTGGCATATCCGGAATTGCGGCATTAGGTTTAAATGTGCTTGTTGGCATGACAGGACAGATTAGTCTTGGTCATGCAGCTTTTTATGGTTTCGGTGCTTTTACATCTGCCTACCTTGTGAGCCATTATAGTGTGCCCGTGCTCATCGCAATTCCACTGGCGGGCATTGCGACTGCAATTGTCGGTATGATTTTTGGCTCTCCAGCTGCTCGCATTAAAGGTCTTTATCTAGCCATTGCGACATTGGCATCACAATTTATTCTGGAAGATTTTTTCTCTCGCGCCATCTGGTTTACCAATGGGTATGGCGTTGACGCCTTAAAGCCAGAGTTCTTTGGAATATCGCTTAATACCGACAGCAGTTATTATTATGTGGTTTTATTCTGGGCCGTTATTTCAATGATTGCCGTCGCAAATCTCAAACGTTCGCGAGATGGTCGCGCACTCGTCGCCGTGCGTGATCACTATCTATCTGCCGAAATCATGGGAATTAATCTCACAAAATATCGTATTCTGGCATTTGGTATTTCATCATTTTTTGCAGGTGTTGCTGGAGCATTATATGCGCACTATATCGAATTTGTTTCGGTGGAAACATTTAGTATTGCGTTGTCGATAAACTTTCTGGCTATGATAATTATTGGCGGGCTTGGCTCTGTTCCTGGCGCGTTTTTGGGCGCAGCTTTTATTGAGCTTCTGCCGCAATTCGTACAGTTTGTAACAGGTTGGCTAATTAGTGTTTTTCCGATGATCTTTGGATCACTATCGGAGGGTAAATCCTATATTGAGCAAATCTCTATTGGCACGGTTATCATTCTATTTCTAATTTTCGAACCGGAAGGGCTTGCGCATCGCGTTGGGCAAATCCGTAAATCGATCAAGCTATATCCGTTCTCCTATTAG
- a CDS encoding multiheme c-type cytochrome — protein MIHRNCIQTLIVLFTTFAMLASSGARADIPDELYEALNLEKSVAPNVLYDAIVERYRDPAQGAGEGALSDLWEPIPFSMYLNPTEHYVPPELDFEVERSDCVACHESVTPGWVHSWKGSVHGNLDEIRKLDPTDSRFYKKDMINDVENNLRSMGLLEKDQPLNSVGCIDCHIGVGAEKGNHQADLKMPDAAACGQCHVKEFAERESERDTQNWPQGQWPAGRPSHALSYLANVDTAIWAGMEEREIAVGCTLCHTTQNTCGSCHSRHKFSAAEARKPEACSTCHNGVDHNEFENFMLSRHGAIYNSSGDQWDWELPLADAFEKGGQTAPTCQTCHMEYDGEYGHNVVRKVRWGFNPLPETAENINDEWYSDRLDSWITTCSQCHSERFARSYFDVIDKGTAQGIALVSQAREVMDGLYADGLLVGQTTNRPAPPHPDEDGPGGFFSFFFTKGNNPTAVDVEFAEMWEQHNMRHFKGLAHVNPGGFTYTDGWAKLVRSLARIRDADTQLREKAALKKRIEELEAK, from the coding sequence ATGATTCATAGAAACTGTATTCAGACGCTAATTGTCTTGTTCACTACCTTTGCAATGTTGGCGTCTTCCGGTGCACGGGCAGACATTCCTGATGAACTTTATGAGGCGCTTAATCTCGAGAAAAGTGTTGCGCCAAATGTGCTTTATGATGCAATTGTTGAGCGTTATCGAGACCCCGCTCAGGGTGCAGGTGAAGGAGCGTTGTCTGATTTGTGGGAACCCATTCCATTTTCAATGTACCTAAATCCAACCGAACACTACGTGCCGCCTGAGTTAGACTTTGAAGTTGAACGCAGTGATTGTGTCGCCTGCCATGAATCGGTGACGCCTGGTTGGGTACATTCCTGGAAAGGAAGCGTGCATGGAAATCTGGACGAAATCCGTAAACTGGATCCGACGGACTCTCGTTTTTATAAAAAAGACATGATCAATGATGTCGAAAACAACCTTCGTTCCATGGGATTGTTAGAGAAGGATCAACCACTCAATTCGGTTGGTTGTATCGATTGTCATATTGGGGTGGGTGCTGAGAAAGGTAATCACCAGGCTGATCTGAAAATGCCGGATGCCGCAGCATGTGGTCAGTGCCATGTAAAAGAGTTCGCCGAGCGTGAATCAGAACGCGATACCCAGAATTGGCCTCAAGGCCAATGGCCAGCTGGCCGTCCTTCGCATGCGCTGTCATATTTGGCAAACGTCGACACAGCCATCTGGGCAGGCATGGAGGAACGCGAAATTGCCGTTGGTTGCACACTGTGTCACACAACGCAAAACACCTGCGGTTCTTGTCATTCAAGGCATAAGTTTTCTGCAGCTGAAGCACGAAAACCAGAGGCTTGTTCAACATGCCATAATGGTGTCGATCATAATGAATTCGAAAACTTTATGCTTTCCCGGCATGGCGCAATTTACAACAGTTCAGGTGATCAGTGGGATTGGGAACTACCGTTGGCTGATGCTTTTGAAAAGGGTGGTCAAACTGCGCCAACCTGCCAGACCTGCCATATGGAATATGATGGAGAATACGGCCATAATGTAGTTCGCAAAGTACGGTGGGGTTTCAATCCTCTGCCCGAAACAGCAGAGAACATTAATGATGAATGGTATTCAGATCGACTTGATAGTTGGATAACCACCTGTTCTCAATGCCATTCTGAGCGTTTTGCTCGCAGTTACTTTGACGTTATTGATAAAGGTACGGCTCAAGGCATTGCCTTAGTTTCACAGGCGAGAGAAGTCATGGATGGTTTATATGCCGATGGTCTTCTAGTCGGACAAACCACAAATCGTCCGGCACCACCTCATCCGGATGAAGACGGACCTGGCGGTTTCTTTAGCTTCTTTTTCACTAAGGGTAATAACCCAACCGCTGTTGATGTAGAATTCGCGGAAATGTGGGAGCAACATAATATGAGGCATTTCAAAGGACTTGCTCATGTGAACCCGGGTGGTTTTACTTACACCGATGGTTGGGCGAAACTGGTTCGTAGCCTAGCGCGTATCCGCGATGCAGATACACAGCTTCGCGAGAAAGCTGCACTTAAGAAACGCATCGAAGAACTTGAGGCTAAGTGA
- a CDS encoding ABC transporter substrate-binding protein: MKNISKLISGVALVALIGSTSANADSVFVGNLVDFTGPTAFVGKLYGTGIKDAVDYINKNGGIDGTTIELEQIDYAYKVPQAIATYKRWTSSGKMVGLQGWGTGDTEALISFVAKDKIPVWSASYSGHLTDPSGANPNTKKPAPYNFFYGPSYSDACRAMVQWAQEDAKSKGMEKAKFVHLGDNHPYPNAPKKACGEYAAELGMEVLNPIGVPMKPGDFKAQCLTIKESGANYAFVANLGGSVVSLLKSCKTVGAEVTYMANIWGGDHLTIAAAEAVGYIFPTASPFWESEVPGMKVIREIYDQGTADKSAKPTHHYVRAICSAFYMKEAMEWAKANGGLTGENIRNGMYVKTDWVPAGLEGVCEPSTWTDKDHRGTTNVSVNKGTFEGGEVKIEKIANVSLPRRDDWIGY, translated from the coding sequence ATGAAGAATATTTCCAAGCTAATCTCAGGTGTTGCATTGGTAGCACTGATTGGTAGTACATCTGCAAATGCTGACAGTGTATTTGTTGGTAATCTTGTTGACTTTACTGGCCCAACTGCTTTCGTTGGTAAACTTTACGGTACTGGTATTAAAGATGCTGTTGATTACATCAACAAAAATGGTGGCATCGACGGCACAACAATAGAGCTTGAGCAGATAGATTATGCCTATAAAGTGCCGCAGGCTATCGCGACCTATAAGCGTTGGACGTCAAGCGGTAAAATGGTCGGTCTTCAAGGTTGGGGTACCGGCGATACAGAAGCATTAATCTCATTTGTTGCTAAAGACAAAATTCCGGTTTGGTCCGCATCATATTCTGGCCACCTAACGGATCCATCCGGTGCGAACCCAAATACGAAGAAGCCAGCACCTTATAATTTCTTTTATGGTCCGAGTTATTCCGATGCATGTCGTGCAATGGTTCAGTGGGCACAAGAAGATGCAAAATCTAAGGGCATGGAAAAAGCAAAATTTGTGCACCTAGGCGACAATCACCCTTATCCAAACGCACCTAAGAAAGCATGCGGTGAATATGCTGCTGAGTTGGGTATGGAGGTTTTGAATCCAATTGGTGTACCTATGAAACCTGGAGATTTTAAAGCTCAGTGCTTAACCATTAAAGAATCTGGTGCAAACTATGCATTTGTCGCAAATCTTGGTGGGTCGGTCGTATCGTTACTTAAGTCATGTAAAACAGTGGGTGCTGAAGTCACATACATGGCCAATATTTGGGGTGGTGATCATCTGACAATCGCGGCAGCGGAAGCTGTTGGTTATATTTTCCCTACGGCATCACCATTTTGGGAATCTGAGGTGCCTGGTATGAAGGTTATCAGAGAAATTTATGACCAAGGTACTGCCGATAAATCGGCTAAACCTACACACCACTATGTCCGTGCAATTTGCAGCGCTTTCTACATGAAAGAAGCAATGGAATGGGCCAAGGCAAATGGTGGTTTAACGGGTGAAAATATCCGCAACGGTATGTATGTCAAAACAGATTGGGTACCGGCTGGTCTTGAGGGCGTGTGCGAGCCATCAACATGGACCGACAAGGATCACCGCGGCACAACAAACGTATCAGTTAATAAAGGTACGTTTGAAGGTGGCGAAGTGAAAATTGAAAAAATCGCCAATGTCAGCCTACCACGTCGTGATGACTGGATTGGTTACTAA
- a CDS encoding ABC transporter ATP-binding protein, with protein MLLEVDNISLSFGGIKALSEVSFSVEKAELFSIIGPNGAGKTSMLNCISGRYTPNNGSIRFKGDELIGRNTSDRPDIGIGRTFQNLALFNHMSVLDNIMVGRHHLLKNNFLTGMAYWFGARTEELEHRREVEDIIDFLEIQHIRNATAGTLSYGLRKRVELARAIALKPELVLLDEPMAGMNMEEKEDMARFIVDLNQELGMTVIMIEHDMGVVMDISDRVMVLDFGAKVCDGLPDEVMQNEHVKTAYLGADYDESPLSSSGRVEEVV; from the coding sequence ATGCTATTGGAAGTTGACAATATTTCTCTATCTTTTGGCGGCATCAAGGCGCTCAGTGAGGTCAGTTTTTCGGTTGAAAAAGCTGAGCTTTTTTCGATTATCGGACCAAATGGAGCCGGAAAAACGTCTATGCTGAATTGCATTTCTGGACGATATACTCCCAATAATGGTTCCATTCGTTTCAAAGGTGATGAGCTCATTGGTCGTAATACGAGTGATCGCCCTGATATTGGTATTGGTCGTACATTTCAGAACCTAGCCCTGTTTAATCACATGAGTGTACTCGACAATATTATGGTCGGGCGACACCATCTCCTCAAAAATAATTTTCTGACTGGAATGGCGTATTGGTTTGGTGCACGAACCGAGGAGTTAGAGCACCGCCGCGAAGTTGAAGACATTATCGATTTTTTGGAAATTCAACATATTCGCAACGCAACAGCTGGAACACTCTCTTACGGTTTGCGTAAACGGGTGGAGCTAGCCCGTGCTATCGCACTTAAACCTGAGCTTGTTCTGCTGGATGAGCCTATGGCTGGCATGAATATGGAAGAGAAAGAAGACATGGCGCGGTTCATTGTCGATCTCAATCAAGAGCTGGGCATGACTGTTATTATGATTGAGCATGACATGGGTGTTGTGATGGATATTTCAGATCGTGTCATGGTTCTCGATTTCGGTGCGAAAGTTTGCGACGGGTTACCAGACGAAGTGATGCAGAATGAACATGTAAAAACGGCTTACCTTGGTGCTGATTATGATGAATCTCCACTTTCATCTAGTGGGCGCGTTGAGGAGGTGGTGTGA
- a CDS encoding AMP-binding protein, with protein MSALIKKGDGLDTLPKLLAHNAKHVPDEVALREKTFGIWVSQTWNDYNNNVRRIALGLVALGIKTGDVVGLIGDNRPDWVAGEIAAQACGAATLGLYRDLMEQELAYLINYAETRFVFAEDEEQVDKFLNLDKDCASIEKIIYEDPRGMRKYDDPRLIQLEELRKLGDELHAKKPNQYNQMVEGVGGKDLAILCTTSGTTSNPKLAMLSAGSIIDHCHDYLIVDPKNHLDEYVSTLPLPWIMEQVYAVGMSLISRMTVNFVEEQETTMSDLREIGPTFVLFAPRVWEDLVATVRARMMDSSWTKRLMYDIFSEIGINAFDAGKNSKLAQIGLFSALKDRLGLSHVTSAATGGAALGPDTFKFFLAMGVPLRQLYGQTELLGAYTIHRFDDVDFDTVGVPFTNDIKVEIKDPDPEGIGEIVTTHQNMFMGYYKNEAASKADMKDGWMHTGDAGYYNDQGHLVVIDRISDLAEMKSGLRFSPQFIENKLKFSPYVGEAVILGAGRDYLAAMICIRYSILAKWAEKRRISFTTYTDLSSRPEVYELIENEILEINKTLPEAQQIKKFVLLYKELDADDGELTRTRKVRRNVVAEKYENIIDTIYSQNDHVDIDTMITFQDGTKQRIQTTIAVRDLDSDGTMPIAAE; from the coding sequence ATGAGTGCATTGATCAAAAAAGGTGATGGTCTGGATACTCTTCCTAAGCTGCTGGCTCACAATGCCAAACATGTTCCAGATGAAGTCGCATTGCGTGAAAAGACATTTGGTATTTGGGTTAGCCAAACCTGGAATGATTATAACAACAATGTCAGGCGTATTGCGTTGGGTCTTGTCGCCCTTGGAATCAAAACAGGTGACGTTGTTGGCCTTATCGGCGATAATCGGCCGGACTGGGTGGCAGGTGAAATAGCAGCGCAGGCGTGCGGTGCGGCGACACTTGGTCTTTACCGCGATTTGATGGAACAGGAGCTTGCTTATCTCATAAATTACGCTGAGACGCGATTTGTGTTCGCTGAAGATGAGGAACAGGTCGATAAGTTTCTTAATCTGGATAAAGATTGTGCCTCTATCGAAAAGATTATTTATGAAGACCCGCGCGGAATGCGCAAATATGATGATCCGCGCTTAATCCAACTTGAAGAGCTTCGAAAGCTTGGCGATGAATTGCATGCGAAAAAACCTAATCAATATAACCAAATGGTTGAAGGTGTCGGCGGGAAAGATCTAGCGATTTTATGCACAACGTCTGGCACGACATCTAATCCCAAGCTAGCAATGCTGAGTGCTGGTAGCATCATTGATCATTGTCATGATTACTTAATCGTTGATCCGAAAAACCATTTGGATGAATACGTATCCACACTTCCGTTACCCTGGATTATGGAGCAGGTTTATGCGGTGGGTATGTCGCTGATATCGCGCATGACGGTAAATTTTGTTGAAGAACAAGAAACTACAATGTCTGACTTGCGTGAGATTGGGCCGACTTTCGTGCTTTTTGCGCCACGTGTTTGGGAAGATCTCGTGGCAACCGTGCGTGCGCGTATGATGGATTCTTCATGGACTAAGCGTTTAATGTACGACATTTTTTCTGAAATTGGCATCAATGCTTTTGATGCAGGAAAAAACTCAAAGTTGGCGCAGATTGGCTTGTTCAGTGCTCTAAAAGATAGACTTGGTTTGAGCCATGTAACGTCCGCAGCGACAGGCGGCGCGGCACTTGGCCCAGATACATTTAAGTTTTTCCTTGCCATGGGTGTCCCCCTCCGGCAGTTATATGGCCAAACTGAGCTTCTAGGTGCCTATACAATTCACCGCTTTGATGATGTAGATTTTGATACTGTTGGTGTTCCGTTCACTAACGATATTAAGGTTGAAATCAAAGATCCTGATCCCGAAGGGATCGGAGAAATTGTAACAACCCATCAAAATATGTTTATGGGGTATTACAAAAATGAAGCTGCATCGAAAGCTGATATGAAAGATGGCTGGATGCACACCGGCGATGCTGGCTATTATAATGATCAAGGCCACCTTGTGGTGATTGACCGTATTTCAGATTTGGCTGAAATGAAAAGCGGGCTTCGTTTCTCGCCACAATTCATTGAAAATAAGTTGAAGTTTAGCCCCTATGTGGGGGAGGCGGTGATCCTAGGCGCGGGGCGTGATTATCTGGCTGCCATGATTTGTATTCGCTATTCTATTTTAGCCAAGTGGGCTGAAAAGCGTCGAATATCTTTTACTACTTATACCGACCTCTCTTCGCGTCCGGAAGTTTACGAACTAATCGAGAATGAAATTCTGGAAATCAACAAAACACTTCCGGAAGCTCAGCAGATAAAAAAATTCGTGCTGCTCTATAAAGAGTTGGACGCTGACGATGGCGAATTAACGCGCACGCGCAAAGTGCGCCGCAATGTTGTGGCTGAAAAATATGAGAACATTATTGATACAATCTACTCTCAGAATGATCATGTAGATATTGATACGATGATTACCTTCCAAGATGGAACTAAGCAACGCATCCAAACAACAATCGCTGTTCGCGATCTTGATAGTGATGGCACAATGCCAATCGCTGCTGAATAG
- a CDS encoding branched-chain amino acid ABC transporter permease → MNTSLLIQLLANGLIVGMLYGVIAMCFVLIYKSTQVVNFAQGEFLVLGAWVCLAMVTKAELPFWVAFPFTLVFMTLFGIMIQIVVLRPLIGEPIISIIMVTIALSIIMQAALNWMFGNSAASFPQIFPIQTVAFLGLQIEMAYIMSLVLSVIVMGVFYAFFQYSKYGLAMRATAFDQQAAQSLGVSVGQVFAMSWAISAVVSGIAGIIIGIVSGVSSSLAVIGIKVFPAVIVGGLDSIVGSIVGGVIIGLLENLAEFVDGQYLQWGNLYTVAPFYVLIIILVIKPYGLFGTRDIERI, encoded by the coding sequence ATGAATACATCACTGTTAATTCAGCTTCTGGCAAATGGACTGATCGTCGGGATGCTCTACGGTGTCATCGCAATGTGTTTTGTGTTGATTTATAAATCAACGCAGGTCGTAAATTTTGCCCAAGGTGAGTTTCTTGTTCTTGGCGCTTGGGTTTGCTTAGCGATGGTTACGAAAGCTGAACTTCCTTTTTGGGTGGCATTTCCTTTCACATTGGTCTTTATGACCCTGTTCGGCATCATGATCCAGATTGTCGTTTTGCGACCACTCATCGGCGAGCCGATCATATCAATCATTATGGTAACAATTGCACTTTCAATCATTATGCAAGCGGCCCTAAACTGGATGTTCGGAAATTCCGCAGCTAGTTTCCCGCAAATTTTTCCAATTCAAACAGTTGCATTCTTAGGCCTTCAAATTGAAATGGCCTATATTATGAGCCTCGTCCTATCTGTCATCGTAATGGGTGTTTTCTACGCTTTCTTTCAATATTCTAAATACGGATTAGCAATGCGCGCGACTGCCTTCGATCAGCAGGCAGCTCAAAGTCTTGGTGTTTCGGTTGGTCAAGTTTTTGCAATGAGTTGGGCGATCTCCGCAGTTGTTTCCGGCATAGCCGGGATCATTATCGGCATCGTAAGCGGCGTTTCATCTTCCCTAGCTGTGATTGGTATTAAAGTTTTTCCTGCGGTCATTGTTGGCGGGCTAGACTCGATTGTCGGCTCAATTGTTGGTGGCGTTATTATCGGACTTTTAGAAAATCTTGCTGAATTTGTGGATGGGCAATATCTGCAATGGGGCAATCTTTACACTGTTGCGCCGTTCTATGTGCTCATCATCATCCTTGTAATTAAGCCATATGGTTTGTTTGGCACACGTGATATTGAGAGAATCTAA
- a CDS encoding response regulator transcription factor produces MKNALAHKIAIVEDDCDIAENIRIAVESYGFTARHFESASAFEIELEVFKPDLCLIDLGLPDQNGLDLIKLLNDKYQIASIIISGRRGLSDKIVGLEMGADDYISKPFETAELIARIRTVLRRTEKASTPAVINDTYGKKYLKAFFDDWTIDLTNYSLTHVDGHSTPLTKAEMDIMKMFISGPNRLFSRSQILNTLDIDAEQNFDRSIDVRISRLRSKLNEDPQAPKLIKTIYGAGYMFVANVTWE; encoded by the coding sequence ATGAAAAATGCACTTGCACACAAAATCGCTATTGTCGAAGATGATTGCGATATCGCTGAGAACATCCGTATCGCGGTTGAGAGTTATGGTTTTACTGCCCGACATTTTGAATCGGCTTCTGCATTTGAGATCGAGCTAGAAGTATTTAAGCCGGATCTATGCCTAATAGATCTTGGACTGCCGGACCAAAATGGGTTGGATCTTATTAAGTTGCTGAACGACAAATACCAGATTGCCAGTATTATAATTTCAGGTAGACGTGGATTAAGTGACAAAATAGTAGGCCTTGAAATGGGTGCCGATGATTACATTTCAAAACCATTTGAAACTGCGGAATTAATTGCCCGTATACGAACCGTTTTACGCCGTACGGAAAAGGCGAGCACACCTGCAGTAATTAATGATACATACGGTAAGAAATATCTTAAAGCATTCTTTGATGACTGGACAATTGATTTAACCAACTATTCTTTGACACATGTCGATGGTCATTCCACACCATTAACCAAAGCTGAAATGGACATTATGAAAATGTTTATATCAGGTCCAAATAGATTGTTTTCACGCTCTCAAATACTCAACACATTAGATATTGATGCTGAACAGAATTTCGATCGATCCATCGATGTGCGCATTTCACGCTTACGTTCAAAACTAAATGAAGACCCCCAAGCACCAAAACTCATAAAGACTATTTATGGAGCTGGTTACATGTTTGTTGCAAATGTAACATGGGAATAA